A stretch of the Tannerella serpentiformis genome encodes the following:
- a CDS encoding GtrA family protein — protein sequence MKISTKQKEFFRFCLVGGTATGIHYGIYLLLNRVMNTNVAFSIGYFVSFLANFVLSNFFTFKTRPSAGKGVGFTLSHIVNYLLQSGFLNLFIYVLKVPETWAPLPVYAITVPINFILVRTALKSPRL from the coding sequence ATGAAGATATCAACCAAGCAAAAAGAATTCTTTCGGTTCTGCCTCGTGGGGGGCACCGCCACTGGCATCCATTACGGCATCTATTTATTGCTGAATCGGGTGATGAACACCAACGTAGCCTTCTCCATCGGCTACTTCGTGAGCTTCCTGGCCAACTTCGTCCTCTCGAACTTCTTCACCTTCAAGACGCGCCCCTCGGCTGGCAAAGGCGTGGGCTTCACCCTTAGCCATATCGTCAACTACCTGCTGCAGTCGGGCTTCCTCAATCTCTTCATTTACGTCTTGAAAGTGCCCGAAACCTGGGCGCCGCTGCCGGTCTACGCCATCACCGTGCCCATCAATTTCATCCTCGTGCGCACCGCCCTCAAGTCGCCGCGCCTCTAA
- a CDS encoding diphosphate--fructose-6-phosphate 1-phosphotransferase gives MTKSALQIARAAYVPKMPVALRGSVRAVEGAATEAAGDKEEIKRLFPHTYGMPAVTFERGDANDPMPPINAGVILSGGQAPGGHNVIAGLFDGLKAANPESRLFGFILGPGGLVEHKYMELTADIIDEYRNTGGFDMIGSGRTKLERREQFDKGLEILKELGISALVIIGGDDSNTNAAVLAEYYRSIGAGVSVIGCPKTIDGDLKNDLIETSFGFDTACKVYSEVIGNIQRDCNSARKYWHFIKLMGRSASHIALECALQTHPNVCIISEEVEANDLSLDEIVNRIARVVARRAAEGNNFGTVLIPEGLIEFIPAMKRLIAELNDFLARNKAEFKMIKKSVRHSYLISKLSKENAALYASLPEGVARQLALDRDPHGNVQVSLIETEKLLAEMVDNRLSEWKEEGRYRGKFATQMHFFGYEGRCAAPSNYDADYCYSLGYAASCLIRAGKTGYMASVRNTTAPAAEWTAGGIPITMMMNMEQRDGVMKPVIRKALVQLDGAPFRAYAAMRDEWAMTTDYVYPGPIQYFGPSEVCDAPTKTLQLEQGK, from the coding sequence ATGACGAAAAGTGCATTACAAATCGCGCGGGCGGCCTATGTGCCCAAGATGCCCGTGGCGCTGCGCGGATCGGTGCGTGCCGTAGAGGGCGCAGCGACGGAAGCAGCGGGCGACAAAGAGGAAATCAAGCGGCTCTTCCCGCACACTTACGGCATGCCGGCCGTGACCTTCGAGCGTGGCGACGCGAACGATCCGATGCCGCCCATCAACGCGGGCGTGATCCTCTCCGGCGGACAGGCTCCGGGCGGACACAACGTGATCGCCGGCCTCTTCGACGGACTCAAGGCGGCTAATCCCGAGTCACGTCTCTTCGGCTTCATCTTGGGGCCCGGCGGACTGGTGGAGCATAAATACATGGAGCTGACGGCCGACATCATCGACGAATACCGCAACACGGGCGGCTTCGACATGATCGGCTCCGGGCGCACGAAGCTCGAGCGACGCGAACAGTTCGACAAGGGGCTGGAGATCCTCAAGGAGCTGGGCATCTCGGCGCTCGTCATCATCGGCGGCGACGACTCGAACACGAACGCGGCCGTGCTGGCCGAATATTACCGGTCGATCGGCGCCGGCGTCAGCGTCATCGGCTGCCCCAAGACGATCGACGGCGACCTGAAGAACGACCTCATCGAAACCTCCTTCGGCTTCGACACCGCCTGCAAGGTCTACTCCGAGGTGATCGGAAACATCCAGCGCGACTGCAATTCGGCGCGTAAGTATTGGCACTTCATCAAGCTCATGGGCCGATCGGCGTCGCACATCGCCCTGGAGTGCGCCCTGCAAACCCACCCGAACGTCTGCATCATCTCCGAAGAGGTGGAGGCCAACGACCTCTCGCTCGACGAGATCGTGAACCGTATAGCGCGCGTCGTAGCCCGCCGAGCCGCCGAGGGCAACAACTTCGGCACCGTGCTCATCCCCGAGGGGCTCATCGAGTTCATCCCCGCCATGAAGCGCCTCATCGCCGAGCTGAACGACTTCCTGGCCCGCAATAAGGCAGAGTTCAAGATGATCAAGAAGAGCGTGCGCCACAGCTACCTCATCTCCAAACTCTCGAAAGAGAACGCAGCGCTCTACGCCAGCCTGCCCGAGGGCGTGGCCCGTCAGCTGGCCCTCGACCGCGATCCGCACGGCAATGTTCAGGTCTCACTCATCGAGACCGAGAAGCTGCTGGCCGAGATGGTCGACAATCGCCTCTCGGAGTGGAAAGAGGAAGGTCGCTACCGGGGCAAGTTCGCCACGCAGATGCACTTCTTCGGTTACGAGGGCCGCTGCGCCGCGCCGTCGAACTACGACGCCGACTATTGCTACTCGCTCGGTTACGCCGCCTCGTGCCTCATCCGCGCCGGCAAGACGGGCTACATGGCCTCCGTGCGCAACACCACCGCGCCGGCCGCGGAGTGGACCGCTGGCGGCATCCCCATCACAATGATGATGAACATGGAGCAGCGCGACGGCGTCATGAAGCCCGTCATCCGCAAGGCGCTCGTCCAGCTCGACGGCGCCCCCTTCCGTGCCTATGCCGCCATGCGCGACGAGTGGGCCATGACCACCGATTACGTCTACCCCGGCCCCATCCAGTACTTCGGCCCCTCCGAGGTCTGCGACGCCCCCACCAAAACGTTGCAACTGGAGCAAGGAAAGTAG
- a CDS encoding riboflavin synthase yields MFSGIVEEAATIVALEQDKGNLHLTLRCSFVNELKIDQSVAHNGVCLTVVRRTDDTYTVTAVRETLERSNLGHLHVGDRVNVERSMLMNGRLDGHIVQGHVDQTAVCTDVREADGSWYYTFSYTADPEMARQGYMTVEKGSVTVNGVSLTVCNSRADSFEVAIIPYTHDLTNFNAIVKGTVVNLEFDIIGKYISRLMTFK; encoded by the coding sequence ATGTTTTCAGGAATCGTAGAAGAAGCCGCAACCATCGTTGCGCTGGAACAAGACAAGGGCAACCTGCACCTGACGCTGCGTTGCTCCTTCGTGAATGAATTGAAGATCGATCAGAGCGTCGCCCACAATGGCGTCTGCCTGACCGTCGTCCGTCGGACGGACGACACCTACACCGTCACCGCCGTGCGCGAGACACTGGAGCGCTCCAACCTCGGACACTTGCATGTCGGCGACCGCGTGAACGTGGAGCGCAGTATGCTGATGAATGGCCGCTTGGACGGCCACATCGTGCAGGGTCACGTCGACCAGACGGCCGTCTGCACCGACGTGCGCGAGGCTGACGGCAGTTGGTATTACACCTTCAGCTACACCGCCGACCCGGAGATGGCTCGGCAGGGATACATGACCGTCGAGAAAGGCTCCGTCACGGTCAACGGTGTCAGCCTCACCGTCTGCAACTCCCGCGCGGACAGCTTCGAGGTGGCCATCATCCCTTATACGCACGACCTCACGAACTTCAACGCCATCGTCAAAGGCACGGTGGTGAACCTCGAGTTCGACATCATCGGCAAATACATCAGCCGACTGATGACGTTCAAGTAA
- a CDS encoding NAD(P)/FAD-dependent oxidoreductase codes for MTKDLQLRLLPEEAANDDTLRAVVARETGDAPRALRILKRSIDARQRTVYVNITLRAFFDEEPTEPLFPEVELRDVSGRPAAIVVGAGPGGLFAALRLIELGMRPIVVERGREVNERKRDIADIVRRGTIDPESNYCFGEGGAGAFSDGKLYTRSKKRGSVERILIRFCQHGANPAILYDAHPHIGTDKLPGVIERMRRHITGCGGEVHFGTCMNGLLIHDDEVTGITTRTGQEFRGPVILATGHSARDVYRMLTDHGVTLEAKGIAVGVRLEHPQPLIDRIRYHRREGRGPHLPAAEYTFVSQAEGRGVYSFCMCPGGFVIPASTAPDECVVNGMSPANRGSRWANAGWVVELRPEDLASLSLPTTGGEPVPEVLAMMDFQERLERLCRINAGQGVKAPAQRMADFVARRNSSALPASSFSPGLLASPLHFWMPDFITSRLREGFRSADRVSRGFLTNEAVMIGVETRTSSPVRILRDREALRHVTLRGLYPCGEGAGYAGGIVSAAIDGERCAEQLAAAYGR; via the coding sequence ATGACCAAAGACCTCCAGCTCCGACTGCTGCCCGAAGAGGCGGCCAATGACGACACACTGCGCGCCGTCGTAGCGCGCGAGACGGGCGACGCGCCGCGCGCCCTGCGCATCCTTAAACGATCGATCGACGCCCGACAGCGCACGGTCTACGTCAATATCACCCTCCGCGCCTTCTTCGACGAGGAGCCGACCGAACCGCTCTTCCCCGAGGTCGAACTGCGTGACGTCTCCGGCCGACCCGCCGCCATCGTGGTCGGCGCCGGACCGGGCGGACTCTTCGCCGCCCTCCGACTCATCGAGCTGGGCATGCGCCCCATCGTCGTGGAGCGTGGCCGCGAGGTGAACGAACGCAAACGCGACATCGCCGACATCGTCCGCCGCGGCACGATCGACCCGGAGTCGAACTACTGCTTCGGCGAGGGTGGCGCGGGCGCCTTCTCCGACGGCAAACTCTACACCCGCAGTAAGAAACGCGGCTCGGTGGAGCGTATCCTCATCCGCTTCTGCCAGCACGGCGCCAACCCCGCTATCCTCTACGACGCCCACCCGCACATCGGCACAGACAAGTTGCCCGGCGTGATCGAACGCATGCGCCGCCACATCACGGGCTGCGGCGGCGAGGTGCACTTCGGCACCTGTATGAACGGGCTGCTCATCCACGACGACGAGGTGACGGGTATCACCACCCGCACGGGGCAAGAGTTCCGCGGCCCTGTGATCCTGGCCACCGGCCACTCGGCGCGCGACGTCTACCGCATGCTCACCGACCACGGCGTGACGCTCGAGGCTAAGGGCATCGCCGTCGGCGTACGTCTGGAGCATCCGCAACCGCTCATCGATCGCATCCGCTACCACCGCCGCGAGGGGCGCGGCCCGCACCTGCCGGCGGCCGAATACACCTTCGTCTCGCAGGCCGAGGGGCGCGGCGTCTACTCCTTCTGCATGTGCCCCGGCGGCTTCGTGATTCCTGCTTCGACGGCGCCGGACGAATGTGTCGTCAATGGCATGTCGCCCGCCAATCGCGGGTCGAGGTGGGCCAACGCTGGGTGGGTCGTCGAGCTGCGGCCGGAAGATCTTGCGTCGCTCAGCCTGCCGACCACAGGCGGCGAGCCTGTGCCCGAGGTGCTGGCCATGATGGACTTTCAGGAGCGGCTCGAGCGGCTCTGCCGCATCAACGCCGGGCAGGGCGTCAAGGCGCCGGCACAACGCATGGCCGACTTTGTGGCGCGTCGCAACTCGTCCGCCCTACCTGCATCATCATTCAGCCCCGGTCTGCTGGCCTCGCCACTCCACTTTTGGATGCCCGACTTTATCACGAGCCGACTGCGTGAGGGCTTCCGCTCGGCCGACCGCGTGTCGCGAGGTTTCCTGACGAACGAGGCGGTGATGATCGGCGTGGAGACGCGCACCTCGTCGCCCGTGCGCATCCTCCGCGACCGTGAGGCGCTTCGCCACGTGACACTCCGCGGGCTCTACCCCTGCGGCGAGGGCGCGGGCTACGCCGGTGGCATCGTCTCGGCCGCCATCGACGGCGAACGCTGCGCCGAGCAGTTGGCCGCCGCCTACGGGAGGTAA
- a CDS encoding GNAT family N-acetyltransferase yields MTKQTDNPSMHHITIQPGLSDRDRATLIGWTNRKGANFLRQWAGPTPHFPLTPEQVDDWSDLYTIFRQGRFVGIIQEIRREQDNVHIGHFVLDPALTGRGIGRAALLIFMDILFRDDAIRSITLNVFDYNLAARKLYERVGFVVLRTIESPEKKYTMIKHKPTP; encoded by the coding sequence ATGACCAAACAGACAGATAATCCATCCATGCACCACATCACCATCCAGCCCGGGCTGAGCGACCGGGACCGAGCAACGCTCATCGGATGGACGAACCGCAAGGGGGCGAACTTCTTACGCCAATGGGCCGGGCCGACGCCGCACTTTCCGTTGACGCCTGAGCAGGTCGACGACTGGAGCGACCTCTACACCATCTTCCGACAGGGGCGATTCGTCGGCATCATTCAAGAGATCAGAAGGGAGCAAGACAACGTGCACATCGGGCACTTCGTCTTAGATCCCGCACTGACCGGGCGAGGGATCGGACGCGCTGCCCTGCTCATCTTTATGGACATCCTCTTCCGCGACGACGCCATTCGATCCATCACCCTTAACGTGTTCGACTATAACCTCGCGGCTCGAAAGCTCTACGAGCGGGTCGGATTTGTAGTCCTCCGAACTATCGAGTCGCCAGAGAAGAAATACACGATGATTAAGCATAAACCCACCCCATGA
- a CDS encoding HepT-like ribonuclease domain-containing protein, protein MREKIRDEARLRHMIEAIDNIFEFTSRDTFESYQQNKILRFAVIKNLEIVGEAAYLLTKAFKEAHPEIEWNAVIGMRHILVHGYYQIRDEIVWATIETDLLPLKASIQLILESEFKTS, encoded by the coding sequence ATGAGAGAAAAGATTAGAGACGAGGCGCGTTTGCGCCATATGATCGAAGCAATAGACAACATCTTCGAGTTTACGAGTAGGGACACCTTCGAGAGCTATCAGCAAAATAAGATCTTGCGGTTTGCGGTGATTAAGAATCTGGAGATTGTCGGTGAAGCCGCCTATCTGCTGACAAAAGCGTTCAAAGAAGCACACCCAGAGATCGAATGGAATGCAGTCATAGGGATGAGACACATACTGGTGCATGGTTATTATCAGATAAGGGACGAAATCGTCTGGGCAACCATAGAAACCGACCTTCTGCCGCTAAAGGCAAGTATTCAATTGATATTAGAAAGCGAATTCAAAACCTCATGA
- a CDS encoding nucleotidyltransferase family protein, with protein sequence MNTVDQAMADKLSAFFRTQPTVDKAWLFGSCARGEATPESDVDVLVRFQGNARVTLFSYASMQHKMEQLLNKRVDLVEDGRLKDFARASAEADKVLIYERKD encoded by the coding sequence ATGAACACAGTAGATCAAGCGATGGCAGACAAACTGTCTGCATTCTTCCGCACACAGCCGACGGTGGATAAAGCATGGCTGTTCGGCTCCTGTGCACGCGGCGAGGCTACTCCCGAAAGCGACGTAGACGTGCTGGTACGTTTTCAGGGTAATGCCCGGGTAACGCTCTTCTCATATGCGTCCATGCAACACAAGATGGAGCAGCTGTTGAACAAGCGTGTGGATCTCGTGGAGGACGGCCGATTAAAAGACTTCGCCCGCGCAAGCGCCGAGGCGGATAAAGTGTTGATATATGAGAGAAAAGATTAG
- the radA gene encoding DNA repair protein RadA, protein MAKTKSVYVCSQCGADSPKWVGKCPACGAWNTYVEEIVRTEPAARRAAAAISRSDPRPQLLRDITAEEEVRIDMHDAELNRVLGGGLVRGSLVLVGGEPGIGKSTLVLQTVLRLTDLHTLYVSGEESARQLKMRADRLSSDGAEGMAHCHVYCETHLEQILAHADRLRPDLMIIDSIQTMYTEAAESSPGSVTQVRECSAAILKFAKETGTPVLMIGHINKEGSLAGPKVLEHIVDTVLQFEGDRQYMYRILRSIKNRFGSTAELGIYEMRQGGLREVDNPSELLLTQNHEGLSGVAIAAAVEGARPFLIETQSLVSSAVYATPQRSATGFDLRRMNMLLAVLEKRAGFKLIQKDVFLNIAGGLRVSDPAIDLPVISAVLSSSIDLSIDRGTCLAGEVGLSGEIRPVHRIEQRIREAAKLGFRRIIVPQMKGLESVSDLIELHQVRKVEEAFRLLFG, encoded by the coding sequence ATGGCCAAAACAAAATCAGTCTACGTCTGCTCTCAGTGTGGGGCGGATTCACCCAAATGGGTGGGCAAATGCCCCGCGTGCGGCGCATGGAATACGTATGTGGAGGAGATCGTCCGCACCGAGCCGGCCGCCCGACGCGCCGCGGCTGCCATCAGTCGCTCCGACCCCCGACCGCAACTCCTGCGCGACATCACCGCCGAGGAGGAGGTGCGCATCGATATGCACGACGCGGAGCTGAACCGCGTCTTGGGCGGCGGACTCGTCCGCGGATCGCTCGTCCTCGTGGGCGGCGAACCCGGCATCGGCAAGTCGACGCTCGTCCTCCAGACCGTCCTCCGCCTCACCGACCTCCACACGCTCTACGTCTCCGGCGAGGAGAGCGCCCGCCAGCTCAAGATGCGCGCCGACCGCCTCTCCTCCGACGGCGCCGAAGGCATGGCGCACTGCCACGTCTATTGCGAGACGCACCTCGAGCAGATCCTCGCCCATGCCGACCGACTCAGGCCTGACCTGATGATCATCGACTCGATCCAAACGATGTACACCGAGGCGGCCGAGTCGTCGCCGGGCAGCGTCACGCAGGTCAGGGAGTGCAGCGCGGCCATCCTCAAGTTCGCCAAAGAGACGGGCACGCCGGTCCTCATGATCGGGCATATTAATAAGGAAGGGAGCCTGGCCGGGCCGAAGGTTTTGGAGCACATCGTGGACACAGTGCTGCAATTCGAGGGCGACAGGCAGTATATGTACCGCATCCTGCGCAGCATCAAGAACCGCTTCGGCAGTACCGCCGAGTTGGGCATCTACGAAATGCGCCAGGGCGGCCTCCGCGAGGTCGACAACCCCTCGGAGCTGCTCTTGACGCAGAACCACGAAGGGCTGAGCGGCGTGGCCATCGCCGCGGCCGTCGAAGGTGCGCGGCCGTTCCTCATCGAGACCCAGTCGCTCGTCAGCAGCGCCGTCTATGCCACGCCGCAACGCAGTGCCACGGGCTTCGATCTGCGACGCATGAACATGCTCCTGGCCGTACTCGAGAAGCGCGCCGGGTTCAAGCTGATCCAGAAGGACGTCTTCCTCAACATCGCCGGCGGACTGCGCGTCAGTGACCCGGCCATCGATCTGCCCGTCATCAGCGCCGTGCTCTCCTCCAGCATCGACCTCTCCATCGACCGCGGCACATGCCTCGCCGGCGAGGTCGGTCTCTCGGGCGAGATCCGGCCCGTGCACCGCATCGAGCAACGCATCCGCGAGGCAGCCAAGCTCGGCTTCCGTCGCATCATCGTGCCGCAGATGAAGGGTCTCGAGTCCGTCTCCGACCTCATCGAGCTCCACCAAGTGCGCAAGGTGGAGGAAGCCTTCCGATTGTTGTTTGGGTAA
- a CDS encoding DUF2442 domain-containing protein, whose product MKEKSMNDGASILETQNKPTVEVTGISRKGLILMVRGKEYALPYSRFPWFEQARVSDVFDVEMRGRSRIRWEALDVDLSLSILENPDAYPLTAR is encoded by the coding sequence ATGAAAGAGAAATCCATGAACGATGGAGCAAGCATTTTGGAGACGCAGAATAAGCCCACCGTCGAAGTGACTGGCATCTCGCGCAAGGGCCTGATCCTAATGGTGCGGGGAAAAGAATACGCGCTGCCTTACAGCCGGTTCCCGTGGTTCGAACAGGCACGGGTCAGCGACGTGTTCGACGTTGAAATGCGCGGCAGGAGTCGCATTCGATGGGAAGCCTTGGACGTCGACCTCAGCCTATCCATCCTCGAAAACCCGGACGCCTACCCGCTCACCGCCCGATAA
- a CDS encoding DUF4160 domain-containing protein, with translation MSLRIYPTTPGPSLATKRHPRDSRTFAPMSPRVLLIHGYDFFFYSKEENRKHIHVEKGDHEAKVWLEPMIEVAYNYGFSSREIKFILQIIERYEREIHERWSKHFGDAE, from the coding sequence ATGAGCTTACGAATCTATCCGACTACCCCCGGCCCTTCTCTGGCCACAAAGAGGCACCCTCGGGATTCGCGTACTTTTGCACCCATGAGTCCAAGAGTATTATTGATTCATGGATATGATTTCTTCTTCTACTCTAAAGAGGAAAACAGAAAGCATATTCATGTGGAAAAAGGAGATCATGAAGCGAAAGTTTGGTTGGAACCAATGATTGAAGTGGCTTACAACTACGGATTCAGTTCAAGAGAGATCAAGTTTATTCTTCAAATAATAGAGAGATATGAAAGAGAAATCCATGAACGATGGAGCAAGCATTTTGGAGACGCAGAATAA
- a CDS encoding site-specific integrase — protein MDDMKMKVLLYLKKSSRDRLGKAPIMGRITLGCSIAQFSCKLSCNSDLWNPRESRVDGKSREAVEVNGRLDNLLLAVQVSYQSLLAKGSPFDATDIKEHFQGSMQSRTMLLERFDGLIEEMKEHVGVDIKENSLASYRQTRVRLLQFIRAKHKVSDLTFSQLTEDFIKQFEQYVIGEVGLKQSTCYNMIVLIKKVCKLAYREGAADSLLFDNVHVDKGDRRLPKALDKDALDKLKTLRFDGLNEDMETSRDVFLFACYTGAAYCDLMALNREHLVRDDEGALWLKFNRQKTGVLCRVKLLPEALRLLEQLHNDARETLLPYMNYSTYLSCLKAISLRAGLSLPITTHTARHTFATLVTLEQGVPIETVSKMLGHSTVHMTERYAKVTPQKLFEEFDRLIAFTKDLHLTI, from the coding sequence ATGGATGACATGAAAATGAAGGTGTTGCTCTACCTCAAAAAGAGCAGTCGCGACAGGTTGGGCAAGGCGCCGATCATGGGACGGATCACACTGGGATGTTCCATCGCACAGTTTAGTTGCAAGCTGTCTTGCAACTCCGATCTATGGAACCCGCGCGAAAGCCGGGTGGACGGGAAGAGCCGCGAGGCGGTCGAAGTCAATGGACGATTGGACAACCTCCTTCTCGCCGTTCAGGTATCCTATCAGTCCTTGCTTGCCAAGGGATCCCCGTTTGACGCAACCGACATCAAGGAGCATTTCCAAGGTAGCATGCAAAGTCGAACTATGCTTTTAGAGCGATTTGATGGTTTGATCGAGGAAATGAAGGAGCACGTCGGTGTAGACATCAAAGAAAATTCTTTGGCCTCGTATCGTCAGACAAGAGTGCGATTGCTGCAGTTCATTCGGGCGAAGCACAAAGTCTCCGACTTGACCTTTTCGCAGCTCACGGAGGACTTTATCAAACAATTCGAGCAGTATGTGATAGGAGAAGTTGGTCTGAAACAAAGCACTTGCTATAACATGATCGTCCTTATCAAGAAGGTCTGCAAGCTGGCTTATCGCGAAGGAGCGGCAGACTCCTTGCTATTCGACAATGTACATGTGGACAAGGGAGACCGCCGATTACCCAAGGCGCTTGATAAGGATGCATTAGACAAGTTGAAGACGCTGCGTTTTGACGGTTTGAACGAGGATATGGAAACCTCCCGCGATGTGTTTCTTTTCGCTTGTTACACCGGCGCGGCTTATTGCGATTTGATGGCGTTGAACCGCGAGCATCTTGTCCGCGACGATGAGGGCGCCCTTTGGTTGAAGTTCAACAGGCAGAAGACAGGCGTCCTCTGTCGCGTGAAGCTCTTGCCTGAAGCCCTTCGGTTGCTGGAACAGCTACACAACGATGCCAGGGAGACACTGCTCCCTTATATGAATTATTCCACCTATTTGTCTTGTCTGAAGGCGATCTCGCTAAGGGCCGGACTGTCTTTGCCCATCACCACGCACACGGCCCGACACACCTTTGCAACACTCGTCACCTTGGAACAGGGCGTGCCCATTGAGACTGTCAGCAAGATGCTTGGGCATAGCACGGTGCACATGACCGAGCGATATGCGAAAGTCACTCCCCAAAAGCTATTTGAAGAGTTTGACCGCTTGATCGCCTTCACCAAAGACTTGCACCTAACCATTTAA
- a CDS encoding site-specific integrase codes for MRSTFKILFYINRQKTKADGQTAIFCRVTIDGRSVVMTTGEECLPAEWNSRQGITGEKKINQRLAVFRELVEKTHAEMLTKDGVVSAELLKNRLQGVAAAPTTLLTMSRAELQSVKACVGRSRSEGTYRNHTYSDKMLREWIESKGQKDMPIDAVTDGMFEEFRFYLKKKRFTAKTVNRDLCWLSRLMYRAVSKRIIRYNPFEGATYEKVERKIRFLQKSDVAKLMALKVNDREAEQARQMFLFSCFTGLAIADMERLKFSHIQTSADGRRYIRKERQKTKVESVVPLHPIAEEIFSRCREDQTVKEEGDDLVFPYDCSRSAMNNKLSTVGLACGIRQRLSFHMARHTFGTLSLSAGIPIESIAKMMGHASISSTQIYAQVTDKKISEDMDKLIRKQQAASA; via the coding sequence ATGAGAAGTACATTCAAAATCCTGTTCTACATCAATCGACAGAAGACAAAAGCAGACGGCCAGACGGCCATCTTTTGCCGCGTCACCATCGATGGCAGAAGTGTGGTGATGACAACCGGCGAAGAATGTCTGCCAGCCGAATGGAACAGCAGACAGGGTATAACCGGCGAAAAGAAAATCAACCAACGCCTCGCAGTGTTCAGGGAGCTTGTGGAAAAGACTCACGCGGAAATGCTCACGAAGGACGGCGTGGTCAGTGCAGAACTGCTCAAGAATCGCTTGCAGGGTGTCGCCGCGGCACCGACTACCCTTTTGACCATGAGTAGGGCGGAGCTGCAATCTGTAAAAGCATGCGTGGGTAGGTCGAGGTCAGAAGGCACCTATCGAAATCACACCTATTCAGACAAGATGCTTCGCGAGTGGATAGAAAGCAAAGGGCAAAAGGACATGCCCATCGACGCTGTTACAGATGGGATGTTTGAGGAGTTTCGCTTCTACCTCAAAAAGAAGCGATTTACAGCAAAGACAGTCAATCGAGATCTCTGTTGGCTCAGTCGATTGATGTATCGTGCGGTCAGCAAAAGGATCATTCGCTACAATCCTTTTGAGGGCGCTACCTATGAAAAGGTAGAACGGAAGATTCGCTTCTTGCAAAAGAGCGATGTGGCCAAGCTCATGGCACTAAAGGTGAACGATAGGGAAGCAGAGCAAGCCCGGCAAATGTTTCTCTTCTCCTGCTTCACCGGACTGGCCATTGCGGACATGGAGCGCCTGAAATTCTCTCATATCCAAACATCAGCCGACGGTAGGAGGTATATCCGCAAGGAACGGCAGAAGACGAAAGTGGAGTCTGTCGTACCGTTACATCCGATCGCGGAGGAGATCTTTAGCAGATGCCGAGAGGACCAGACAGTGAAAGAAGAAGGCGACGACCTTGTCTTTCCATACGATTGCAGCCGTAGCGCGATGAACAACAAACTGAGCACTGTGGGTCTGGCATGTGGAATCAGACAACGCCTGTCTTTCCACATGGCTCGTCACACGTTCGGAACCCTGTCACTCAGTGCTGGTATCCCGATAGAGAGCATCGCCAAGATGATGGGGCACGCGTCCATATCCAGCACGCAGATCTATGCGCAGGTGACGGACAAAAAGATCTCGGAGGACATGGACAAGCTGATCCGAAAGCAACAAGCTGCGTCTGCGTGA